Proteins found in one Salinimonas lutimaris genomic segment:
- a CDS encoding GNAT family N-acetyltransferase produces the protein MIEWQWAQLSGLSSVDTLTMLQLRQAVFILEQTCLYPDIDEHDHHAWHLLGKQHGQLVAYARVLAPGDKYAETAMGRVLTAPDSRGSGLGKILVSEAIRRAQQTFPDAGVRISAQLYLLDFYRAFGFKDTSQPYDEDGIPHIEMHLK, from the coding sequence ATGATTGAATGGCAATGGGCGCAACTGTCCGGTCTATCCTCTGTCGACACACTGACCATGCTACAGCTTCGTCAGGCTGTCTTTATACTTGAGCAAACCTGCCTGTATCCTGACATTGATGAGCATGACCATCATGCCTGGCACTTACTGGGAAAACAGCATGGACAGCTGGTCGCTTATGCCAGAGTACTGGCACCGGGCGATAAGTATGCTGAGACCGCGATGGGACGCGTGCTGACTGCGCCTGACAGCCGTGGTAGCGGGCTGGGTAAAATACTGGTCAGTGAGGCCATCAGACGTGCTCAGCAGACCTTCCCTGACGCCGGCGTGCGTATCTCAGCACAATTGTATCTGCTGGATTTTTATCGTGCTTTTGGCTTTAAAGACACATCACAGCCTTACGATGAAGATGGCATCCCCCACATAGAGATGCACCTGAAATAG
- a CDS encoding YceI family protein → MKVLSRTALGVALSAAVVTGALAKPVTYQIDPDHTSVVASWEHFGFSHPTATFDDASGSITYDSDDVSASSVNVTIPVSTADTYVEKLTEEFMTETYFNTDKFPDATFTSTKVVDKGDGKLEVHGDLTIKGTTKSIVFEAMLNKQGEHPMTKKPAIGFDATTTIMRSDFGVDQYVPNVSDEVTLRITTEAQASK, encoded by the coding sequence ATGAAAGTACTATCCAGAACTGCATTGGGTGTGGCACTGTCTGCCGCCGTTGTTACCGGTGCCCTGGCCAAGCCAGTGACCTATCAGATTGACCCGGACCACACCAGCGTAGTGGCTTCATGGGAGCATTTTGGCTTTTCTCACCCAACCGCTACGTTCGATGATGCGTCTGGCAGTATTACCTATGACAGTGATGATGTGAGCGCGTCTTCTGTCAATGTCACCATTCCGGTCAGCACAGCAGATACCTATGTGGAAAAGCTAACCGAAGAGTTTATGACCGAAACCTACTTCAATACCGATAAATTTCCGGATGCGACATTCACCAGTACCAAGGTGGTCGACAAAGGTGACGGTAAACTGGAGGTACACGGCGACCTGACTATCAAAGGTACCACCAAATCTATTGTATTTGAGGCCATGCTGAATAAACAGGGTGAGCATCCGATGACGAAAAAGCCAGCCATCGGTTTTGATGCTACTACTACTATTATGCGTTCTGACTTTGGGGTAGATCAGTACGTTCCTAATGTATCAGACGAAGTGACCCTGCGAATTACCACAGAAGCACAAGCCAGTAAGTAA
- a CDS encoding DUF3750 domain-containing protein gives MIVTVFTAILLSACSSQDWRTASREPAGIAPDPQAESQAVIEVYAADAFSWRGWFAVHTWIATKAADASEYTVYEVVGWRVERGLPALRTYSTPTPDRYWYGAKPEKVRSVTGPDAARLIPRIEEAVARYPWADEYTVFPGPNSNTFPAWVGLQVPELKLAMPFNAIGSGYADR, from the coding sequence ATGATAGTGACCGTCTTCACGGCGATTTTGCTTAGCGCCTGTTCCAGTCAGGACTGGCGTACAGCCAGTCGGGAGCCAGCCGGCATTGCGCCGGATCCGCAAGCCGAAAGTCAGGCGGTGATCGAAGTATACGCCGCTGATGCGTTTAGCTGGCGCGGCTGGTTTGCGGTGCATACCTGGATCGCCACTAAAGCGGCTGATGCCAGCGAATATACCGTTTATGAAGTAGTCGGATGGCGGGTTGAACGCGGGTTGCCTGCATTGCGCACCTATTCCACACCCACCCCGGATCGATACTGGTATGGCGCAAAACCGGAAAAAGTCCGCTCGGTAACCGGCCCTGATGCAGCCAGGCTGATTCCACGTATTGAAGAGGCGGTGGCACGTTATCCCTGGGCAGATGAATACACGGTGTTTCCCGGCCCGAACTCAAATACATTCCCGGCCTGGGTAGGGCTACAGGTGCCAGAGTTGAAACTGGCAATGCCATTTAATGCTATTGGCAGCGGATATGCTGACCGGTAA
- a CDS encoding sodium:solute symporter family transporter, producing MTTLDYVIIIAYLAGMLLLGGLFRQQSDGKDYFLGGRTLSWPALTLSVMATQLSAISFISAPAFVGIREGGGLVWLSYELALPAAVAILLWRLLPSLHRAGVLSVYDYLEQRFSRSTRLLISFVFQLSRSFATAIMIYAIALILQGTIGLSQWLAIVLIGVITLIYSAMGGMKAVVYGDAMQMLLIVSGAAMCLWVGLDAAGGFEQVLASADPARLQTVNLTSYGLDGADFGLLPMLFGGIILYASYYGCDQSEAQRSLSSKDIPSLRKMLISVAVLRFPITLLYCTTGLVVGSLFLNNSELMAQIPADKPDWMMPVFIVEFLPAGMVGFLIVAIMAAAMSSLSSAINSLAAVTVEDLGRLRGQQPSPGSYMKQARLAGVGWGLLTLVLSLYAGNIAPTVIEAINKIGSVFYGPVLATFLLGIHARTVTARAMNAGLAAGVLTNVTLWLTEAPLFWFWWNAIGFVITVVIAVLLSTRQRSVQTTLPTQTGARWPLLMALVAYSGLLILICLAIPGLLLR from the coding sequence ATGACCACACTGGACTATGTCATCATTATTGCCTATCTGGCCGGTATGTTGTTACTGGGCGGATTGTTTCGCCAGCAGTCTGACGGCAAAGATTATTTTTTAGGTGGCCGTACACTATCCTGGCCCGCCCTGACCTTGTCAGTAATGGCAACCCAGCTTTCCGCTATCAGCTTTATTTCCGCGCCGGCTTTTGTGGGTATTCGCGAAGGCGGCGGGCTGGTATGGCTGTCTTATGAACTGGCCCTGCCTGCGGCAGTGGCCATTTTGCTATGGCGGTTGCTGCCCTCATTACACCGGGCCGGGGTGTTGAGTGTGTATGATTATCTTGAGCAGCGTTTTTCCCGTTCTACCCGTCTGCTGATAAGTTTTGTGTTTCAGTTGTCCCGCTCCTTTGCCACGGCAATTATGATTTACGCTATTGCGCTTATTCTGCAAGGGACCATTGGACTGAGTCAGTGGCTGGCCATTGTACTGATTGGCGTGATTACTCTTATCTACTCAGCCATGGGTGGCATGAAAGCCGTGGTATATGGCGATGCTATGCAAATGCTGTTGATAGTCTCCGGTGCGGCCATGTGTCTGTGGGTGGGGCTGGATGCTGCCGGTGGTTTTGAGCAGGTGCTGGCCAGCGCTGATCCGGCGCGCCTGCAAACCGTAAACCTGACCTCCTATGGTCTTGATGGCGCTGACTTTGGTCTGCTGCCAATGCTATTTGGCGGTATTATTCTGTATGCCTCTTATTACGGCTGTGACCAGTCAGAAGCACAGCGTTCCCTGTCTAGCAAAGATATTCCGTCGCTGCGTAAAATGCTGATCAGTGTGGCGGTGCTGCGCTTTCCTATTACCCTGCTGTACTGCACAACCGGGCTGGTGGTGGGTAGCCTGTTTTTAAACAACAGTGAACTGATGGCGCAAATTCCGGCAGATAAACCCGACTGGATGATGCCGGTATTTATTGTGGAGTTTCTACCTGCTGGCATGGTGGGCTTCTTAATCGTGGCGATTATGGCTGCTGCCATGTCGTCATTAAGTTCAGCCATTAACAGTCTGGCTGCGGTGACCGTAGAAGATCTGGGTCGCTTACGCGGTCAGCAGCCTAGTCCCGGCAGCTACATGAAGCAGGCCCGACTGGCCGGGGTTGGCTGGGGTTTGCTGACGCTGGTGCTGTCTTTGTATGCCGGTAATATTGCTCCTACGGTTATCGAGGCCATCAATAAAATCGGTTCGGTGTTCTATGGACCGGTGCTGGCAACCTTTTTACTGGGTATTCATGCCAGAACCGTCACCGCCAGAGCCATGAATGCTGGCCTTGCTGCCGGCGTCCTGACCAATGTCACACTGTGGCTCACAGAGGCCCCGCTTTTCTGGTTCTGGTGGAATGCCATCGGGTTTGTGATTACCGTCGTCATTGCCGTGTTGCTGAGCACCAGGCAACGCAGTGTACAGACAACGCTGCCCACACAAACCGGCGCGCGCTGGCCATTACTTATGGCGTTGGTAGCCTATAGCGGTCTGCTTATTCTGATCTGTCTGGCTATCCCCGGCTTGTTGCTGCGCTAA
- the tmpT gene encoding thiopurine S-methyltransferase, translating to MEASFWHNKWESNQIGFHENSTNPGLVRHFDKLELPSGSRIFVPLCGKTLDIHWLLSQGFKVVGAELSEIAIKQLFEELNILPMVEDTEDGKVYTAQGIQVFVGDIFTLDSTRVGRIDGIYDRAALVALPEAVRMKYTAHLRGLSNTAPQLLITFDYDPATMDGPPFSVTKQEVESHYAEYYSLNQVQNSELEGGLKGWCPARVNIWTLMPA from the coding sequence ATGGAAGCATCGTTTTGGCACAATAAGTGGGAGTCAAACCAGATTGGTTTTCATGAAAACAGCACAAACCCGGGCTTAGTAAGACATTTCGACAAGCTGGAACTGCCCTCGGGCAGCCGGATTTTTGTCCCGTTATGCGGCAAGACGCTGGATATTCACTGGCTGCTGTCTCAGGGGTTTAAAGTGGTGGGCGCTGAGCTTAGTGAGATTGCCATCAAGCAGCTGTTTGAAGAACTGAACATTCTGCCCATGGTAGAAGATACCGAAGACGGCAAGGTCTATACCGCGCAGGGAATACAGGTTTTTGTCGGCGATATTTTTACGCTCGACAGTACCCGCGTGGGGCGTATTGATGGAATTTATGACCGCGCCGCGCTGGTCGCTCTGCCAGAAGCAGTGCGGATGAAATACACTGCACATCTGCGTGGCCTGTCAAACACCGCCCCGCAATTACTGATCACATTTGATTATGATCCTGCCACCATGGATGGCCCGCCATTCAGTGTCACCAAACAAGAGGTTGAGTCTCATTATGCTGAGTATTATTCACTTAACCAGGTTCAGAATTCCGAACTGGAAGGCGGCCTGAAAGGCTGGTGTCCGGCACGGGTTAACATCTGGACACTGATGCCGGCTTAA
- a CDS encoding GatB/YqeY domain-containing protein — MTLIEELKNAQKDAMRARDKVRLGTIRMALAAIRQREIDEQIELDDPAVLAILTKMVKQRQDAASQYDQAERADLADAERAEIVVIETFLPQPLTDAELDALIEDAMAATGASGMQDMGKVMGQLKPQVQGRTDMGALSGKIKARLNA; from the coding sequence ATGACGCTAATTGAAGAATTAAAAAACGCGCAAAAAGATGCCATGCGTGCCAGGGATAAAGTCCGTTTAGGCACGATCCGGATGGCCCTGGCTGCGATCCGCCAACGTGAGATCGATGAACAGATCGAACTGGATGATCCTGCAGTACTGGCTATTTTAACTAAAATGGTTAAGCAGCGTCAGGACGCCGCCAGCCAGTATGATCAGGCTGAACGCGCTGATCTGGCTGATGCCGAGCGTGCTGAAATCGTGGTTATTGAGACATTCCTGCCACAACCCCTGACCGATGCTGAACTTGATGCTCTGATTGAAGATGCCATGGCTGCCACCGGCGCCAGCGGTATGCAGGATATGGGCAAAGTGATGGGTCAGCTTAAACCGCAGGTTCAGGGTCGCACCGATATGGGCGCGCTGAGCGGTAAAATTAAGGCTCGCCTGAACGCCTGA
- a CDS encoding sensor histidine kinase: MTNAYSTTSQFGATLLIMLIVAGLCLALDSLRVPAGGILLVLQLATGIIALLFNRLLALTAALVGALCFNYLFTSPRHSLQMHQAEDIINLIVFCVIALLGSQFARYYRAQQGALRKAQVQNGLLMSVSHDLRTPLSTIIGSMETMQKYGDKLDETARTELLDGALKEGNRLHRYIENLLQASRLHHHGILEKTDTVNLHQLLEDLLLRLNSARLRLITRQPDYTLKCASQLLQQALYNVIDNALRYSPAATPVIIRYGLTNNHYTLTIRDYGKGLNEQQARQAFELFHSSREGDSGDGGIGLGLTVAKAIIDAHSGTIVLDPKEPGCEVTITLPGQQQESVR, from the coding sequence GTGACGAACGCCTATTCCACCACCAGCCAGTTTGGCGCAACATTATTGATTATGCTGATTGTGGCAGGCCTCTGTCTGGCCCTGGACAGTCTGCGGGTTCCTGCCGGGGGCATTCTACTGGTATTGCAGCTGGCTACCGGCATTATTGCCCTGCTATTTAACCGGCTGCTGGCCCTGACCGCCGCTCTGGTCGGAGCCCTGTGCTTTAACTACCTTTTCACCTCACCGCGTCACTCCCTGCAGATGCATCAGGCTGAAGATATTATTAATTTAATCGTGTTTTGCGTTATTGCCCTGCTTGGCTCCCAGTTTGCCCGCTACTACCGGGCGCAACAGGGGGCATTACGCAAGGCCCAGGTGCAAAACGGCTTGCTGATGTCGGTCTCTCATGACTTACGAACCCCGCTGTCGACCATTATCGGGTCTATGGAAACGATGCAAAAGTACGGCGATAAGCTTGATGAAACCGCCCGTACAGAGTTGCTTGACGGCGCATTAAAAGAAGGCAACCGGCTTCACCGCTACATTGAGAATCTGCTACAGGCCAGTCGCCTGCACCATCATGGTATACTGGAGAAAACCGACACGGTGAATCTGCACCAGCTGCTCGAAGATTTACTGCTGCGGCTGAACAGCGCCCGGCTGCGCCTGATCACCCGACAGCCTGACTACACGCTCAAATGTGCCAGTCAGTTGCTCCAGCAGGCTCTTTATAACGTAATAGATAATGCGCTTCGGTATAGCCCTGCCGCTACACCGGTCATCATTCGGTATGGTTTAACTAACAACCATTACACCCTGACTATTCGCGATTACGGTAAAGGATTAAATGAACAGCAGGCCCGGCAGGCATTTGAGCTTTTTCACAGCTCCCGGGAAGGCGACAGCGGCGATGGCGGTATTGGCCTTGGTCTGACCGTCGCCAAGGCA
- the rpoD gene encoding RNA polymerase sigma factor RpoD, translating to MAQSKQSQIKLLIAKGKEQGYLTFAEVNDHLPQDIVDSDQIEDIIRMINDMGIQVSESAPDSDELLMQETTADEDAAEAAAQALATVESEIGRTTDPVRMYMREMGTVELLTREGEIEIAKRIEDGINQVQCSVAEYPEAITYLLEQWDLYEAEEIRLSDIISGFVDPNDDQDLAPTATHIGSELSEEELEDEDDDDDDDEDEEEEDTGIDPELAREKFGKLREQYEQARSVIESQGRAHADSRKEIEALSEVFKEFRLVPKQFDRMVKNMRDMMDKVRIQERLVMKYCVINAKMPKKDFIKAFAGNETSSEWLSKAINGAEAYGDALADYKEDIERSIAKMLQVEQETGLVIPDIKDINRRMSIGEAKARRAKKEMVEANLRLVISIAKKYTNRGLQFLDLIQEGNIGLMKAVDKFEYRRGYKFSTYATWWIRQAITRSIADQARTIRIPVHMIETINKLNRISRQMLQEMGREPSPEELSERMAMPEDKIRKVLKIAKEPISMETPIGDDEDSHLGDFIEDSTIIQPLDSATGGSLKNATQEVLAGLTAREAKVLRMRFGIDMNTDHTLEEVGKQFDVTRERIRQIEAKALRKLRHPSRSEQLRSFLDE from the coding sequence ATGGCGCAAAGCAAGCAATCTCAGATTAAACTCCTGATTGCAAAAGGTAAAGAGCAAGGTTACTTAACTTTTGCAGAAGTAAACGACCACCTGCCGCAAGACATAGTCGATTCTGATCAAATCGAAGATATCATTCGCATGATTAATGACATGGGCATTCAGGTTTCGGAGTCGGCTCCGGATTCAGATGAATTGCTTATGCAGGAAACTACGGCTGATGAAGATGCTGCTGAAGCTGCTGCGCAGGCACTGGCAACAGTAGAAAGCGAAATTGGCCGCACCACAGACCCGGTACGCATGTACATGCGTGAAATGGGTACGGTTGAGCTACTTACCCGTGAGGGTGAGATTGAAATCGCCAAACGCATCGAGGATGGGATTAACCAGGTACAGTGCTCGGTGGCCGAGTACCCGGAAGCGATCACCTACCTGCTTGAACAGTGGGATCTCTACGAAGCTGAAGAAATTCGTCTGAGCGATATTATCTCTGGCTTTGTTGATCCTAATGATGATCAGGATCTGGCACCAACAGCAACCCATATCGGGTCTGAGCTGTCGGAAGAAGAGCTGGAAGATGAAGACGACGATGATGACGATGATGAGGACGAGGAAGAGGAAGATACTGGTATCGATCCTGAACTGGCTCGTGAAAAGTTCGGCAAACTGCGTGAACAATACGAACAAGCCCGTTCTGTTATCGAAAGCCAGGGTCGTGCTCATGCCGACTCCCGCAAAGAGATTGAAGCGTTAAGCGAAGTCTTTAAAGAATTCCGTCTGGTGCCTAAGCAGTTTGACCGCATGGTAAAGAACATGCGCGATATGATGGACAAAGTACGTATCCAGGAACGTCTGGTGATGAAGTACTGTGTCATCAATGCAAAAATGCCGAAGAAAGATTTTATCAAGGCATTTGCCGGTAACGAGACTTCTTCTGAGTGGTTAAGCAAAGCCATTAACGGTGCCGAAGCCTATGGCGATGCACTGGCAGATTATAAAGAAGATATTGAACGCAGCATTGCTAAGATGCTGCAGGTTGAGCAGGAAACCGGACTGGTTATTCCTGATATCAAAGATATCAACCGCCGTATGTCTATCGGTGAGGCCAAAGCCCGCCGTGCGAAAAAAGAAATGGTGGAAGCTAACCTGCGTCTGGTTATCTCAATTGCGAAAAAATACACCAACCGTGGCTTGCAGTTCCTGGACTTAATCCAGGAAGGTAATATCGGTCTGATGAAAGCGGTAGATAAGTTCGAATACCGTCGTGGTTATAAGTTCTCAACCTATGCAACATGGTGGATTCGTCAGGCGATCACCCGGTCTATTGCAGACCAGGCCCGCACGATCCGTATTCCGGTGCACATGATTGAGACGATTAACAAACTGAACCGTATTTCTCGTCAGATGCTTCAGGAAATGGGTCGTGAGCCGAGCCCTGAAGAATTGTCGGAACGTATGGCGATGCCAGAAGATAAAATCCGTAAAGTGCTGAAGATTGCCAAAGAGCCGATTTCTATGGAAACGCCGATTGGTGATGATGAAGATTCGCATCTGGGAGATTTTATTGAGGACAGCACAATTATTCAGCCGCTGGACTCAGCCACAGGCGGTAGCCTGAAAAACGCCACTCAGGAAGTGCTGGCAGGCCTGACAGCCCGTGAAGCCAAAGTACTGAGAATGCGTTTTGGTATCGACATGAACACTGACCATACGCTGGAAGAAGTGGGTAAACAGTTTGATGTAACCCGTGAGCGGATTCGTCAGATTGAGGCCAAGGCACTACGCAAGCTTCGTCACCCCAGCCGTTCAGAGCAGCTACGCAGCTTCCTGGACGAGTAA
- a CDS encoding class II aldolase/adducin family protein, whose translation MSLKGKVSDAEWQARVDLAACYRLVADMGWGDLIYTHISAKVPDTDFYLVNAFGLTFEEVTASNLVKVNLQGEIQSDSPYQINPAGFTIHSAIHEARRDARCIVHLHTKATITVASLKGGLQPWSQYSMFSLPSLCYHDYEGLAVNDDERSRLQQNLGDTNHMLLPNHGGLTLGPTVGDAFMRFYDLQRACEIQVELMNSGREVIPIPQDIVDNIYAQASVVHSGQTGGQKAWPAMLRKAWRLDPGFCE comes from the coding sequence ATGAGCCTGAAAGGCAAAGTCAGCGACGCTGAATGGCAAGCCCGTGTCGATTTAGCCGCCTGCTATCGTCTGGTAGCAGATATGGGCTGGGGAGATCTGATTTATACCCATATTTCCGCCAAAGTGCCCGATACCGATTTTTATCTGGTGAATGCGTTTGGACTGACATTTGAAGAAGTGACCGCTTCCAATCTGGTCAAGGTTAACCTGCAAGGCGAAATACAGAGCGACTCCCCGTATCAGATTAATCCGGCTGGTTTCACCATTCACAGCGCGATTCATGAAGCGCGCCGTGATGCCAGATGCATCGTGCATCTGCATACTAAAGCGACTATCACGGTAGCTTCACTCAAAGGCGGTTTACAGCCATGGAGTCAGTATTCCATGTTTTCCCTGCCATCACTGTGCTATCACGATTATGAAGGGCTGGCAGTGAACGATGATGAGCGCAGCCGGCTACAGCAAAATCTGGGCGACACTAACCATATGTTACTACCCAATCACGGCGGCCTGACGCTGGGCCCTACCGTGGGTGATGCCTTTATGCGCTTTTATGATTTACAGCGAGCCTGTGAAATACAGGTGGAGTTGATGAACTCCGGTCGCGAAGTCATTCCGATTCCACAGGACATTGTGGACAACATTTATGCCCAGGCAAGCGTGGTTCACTCCGGCCAGACCGGTGGACAAAAAGCCTGGCCAGCCATGTTACGTAAAGCATGGCGTCTGGACCCGGGATTTTGTGAATAA
- the dnaG gene encoding DNA primase: MAGKIPRDFIDDLLARTDVVDIVDSRVKLKKAGKNYQACCPFHNEKSPSFTVSQEKQFYHCFGCGAHGNAISFLMEFDRLEFVEAIEELARYHSLEVPREKGSRPAMSEAKKQQQDDDYALMEQVARYFRQQLRSHANSARAIDYLKNRGLSGDVVKSWEIGYAPSEWDGVLSTFGTSAQRIQTLLDLKLVNQNDRGKQYDFFRDRIMFPIRDRRGRVVGFGGRVLDKDSGPKYLNSPETRIFHKGHELFGFHQARQRNRQLDRVIIVEGYMDVVALSQFDINNATAALGTATTPEHLQLLMRSTSHIVCCYDGDNAGRQAAWRALENALPALKDGVKLTFLFLPDGEDPDTMVRRVGPESFIQLTDKALPLSRFFFESLLKAHEVGTPEGKMALKAAAQPLIDQVLGDNQKALLQEELAKHCGEYDRFKLQQDIQQANSRGKKPQKQAWQPVQKTRMSPVRTLLRLLLDNPALASQYPDVMPAMLKGSGISGIDLLTDIHGYCQQYSGAKTAQVIENFRDHPHSQHIAKLLLQEHLISEEDAGRVYADSFARLLDWHFDSRIETLLSRSRVQALTRAEKEELNMLMKERQSG; this comes from the coding sequence ATGGCCGGAAAAATACCCCGCGATTTTATTGACGACCTGCTTGCCAGAACCGATGTTGTCGATATTGTTGATAGCCGGGTCAAACTGAAAAAAGCAGGAAAAAACTATCAAGCCTGCTGCCCGTTTCACAACGAAAAGTCACCGTCGTTTACCGTTAGTCAGGAGAAACAGTTTTATCATTGTTTTGGCTGCGGAGCGCATGGTAATGCGATCTCATTTTTAATGGAGTTTGATCGTCTGGAGTTTGTTGAGGCGATTGAAGAACTGGCCCGTTACCATAGTCTGGAAGTACCGCGGGAAAAAGGCAGTCGCCCGGCAATGAGCGAAGCCAAAAAACAGCAGCAGGACGATGATTATGCGCTGATGGAACAGGTAGCCCGGTATTTTCGGCAACAGCTGCGCAGTCACGCCAACAGTGCCAGAGCCATTGATTATCTGAAAAACCGCGGGCTGTCCGGTGATGTGGTCAAAAGTTGGGAAATTGGTTATGCCCCCAGTGAATGGGATGGCGTGCTCAGTACATTTGGTACCAGCGCCCAGCGTATACAGACACTGCTCGATTTAAAGCTGGTCAATCAGAATGACCGGGGCAAACAATATGATTTTTTCCGTGATCGGATCATGTTTCCGATCCGGGATCGTCGCGGTCGCGTGGTTGGCTTCGGCGGACGTGTGCTGGACAAAGACAGTGGCCCCAAATACCTGAACTCACCGGAAACCCGCATCTTTCATAAAGGCCATGAGCTGTTTGGTTTTCATCAGGCTCGTCAGCGCAACCGTCAGCTTGATCGGGTCATCATTGTTGAAGGCTATATGGATGTGGTCGCGCTTAGTCAGTTTGATATCAATAATGCAACCGCAGCGCTAGGTACAGCTACCACCCCCGAGCACTTGCAACTGCTGATGCGCTCAACCAGCCATATTGTCTGTTGTTACGATGGTGATAATGCCGGTCGCCAGGCGGCCTGGCGGGCGCTGGAAAATGCCCTGCCCGCGCTAAAAGACGGCGTTAAACTAACCTTTTTGTTTCTGCCCGATGGCGAAGACCCGGATACCATGGTTCGCCGGGTGGGTCCTGAGTCATTTATTCAGCTGACCGATAAGGCGCTGCCCCTTTCCAGGTTCTTTTTTGAGTCATTGCTCAAAGCTCACGAAGTGGGCACGCCGGAAGGCAAGATGGCACTTAAAGCTGCTGCTCAGCCCCTGATCGACCAGGTTCTGGGCGATAATCAAAAAGCCTTATTACAGGAAGAGCTGGCCAAACACTGCGGTGAATACGATCGGTTTAAGCTACAGCAGGATATTCAGCAGGCTAATTCCCGTGGTAAAAAACCGCAGAAGCAGGCCTGGCAGCCCGTACAAAAAACCCGTATGTCACCGGTGCGCACACTACTTAGATTACTGCTGGACAACCCGGCGCTGGCTAGTCAGTATCCGGATGTCATGCCGGCCATGCTCAAAGGCAGCGGTATCAGTGGCATTGATTTGTTAACTGATATTCACGGATATTGTCAACAGTATTCTGGCGCAAAAACCGCTCAGGTGATTGAAAACTTCCGTGACCATCCCCATTCTCAACACATCGCGAAGTTACTGTTACAGGAACACCTGATCAGTGAGGAGGATGCAGGCCGGGTCTATGCAGACAGTTTTGCCCGACTGCTCGACTGGCACTTCGATAGCAGAATTGAGACGTTACTTTCACGTTCACGGGTTCAGGCTCTTACCAGAGCAGAGAAAGAAGAACTGAATATGCTGATGAAAGAACGTCAGTCAGGATAG
- a CDS encoding mandelate racemase/muconate lactonizing enzyme family protein, which produces MKVTKVEIFDIECPKRPPWNPVFVRVYTDEGITGVGEAGLAYDLGHSAAAHMIKEFAEAILIGWDPMNTEHLWSRMLRESFWGLGGGPVVYSAMSAIDTALWDIRGKALGVPVYQLLGGKTNDKLRCYASQLQFDWDTEITKLNDPADYGRAAEKAMAEGYTAIKVDPIVYDKDGVTHFDRTKLFSRAEMKLFRARLQAIRDAMGDEGDIIFECHSLLGASTAIQLGEIVEDIGCMYYEEPVNYLNSKLHDKVARNVKVPIAGGERLYNRWDVRPYLEDQSVDVLQPDIGLCGGFTETKKVCDYADIYDVRIQAHVCGGPVATAASLHLETAISNFLIHEHHTYATKDWNRELCIQDPQPKDGYISVSEEPGIGIELNDDIVYRSPHMTITSLK; this is translated from the coding sequence ATGAAAGTCACCAAAGTAGAAATTTTTGATATTGAATGCCCCAAGCGTCCACCCTGGAATCCGGTGTTTGTGCGGGTGTATACCGATGAGGGAATCACCGGTGTAGGCGAAGCCGGTCTGGCGTATGACTTAGGTCACAGCGCAGCGGCGCACATGATTAAAGAATTTGCCGAAGCCATCCTGATAGGCTGGGATCCGATGAATACCGAGCACCTGTGGAGCCGGATGCTGCGCGAATCTTTCTGGGGACTGGGTGGCGGCCCGGTGGTGTATTCAGCAATGAGCGCGATTGACACAGCATTGTGGGATATTCGCGGTAAGGCATTGGGTGTGCCGGTGTATCAGTTACTGGGTGGCAAAACCAATGACAAGCTGCGCTGTTATGCCAGTCAGCTGCAATTTGACTGGGACACTGAAATTACTAAGCTGAACGACCCGGCGGATTATGGCCGGGCAGCCGAAAAAGCCATGGCTGAGGGGTATACCGCGATTAAGGTAGACCCGATTGTGTATGACAAAGACGGGGTAACGCACTTCGACCGGACCAAGCTGTTCAGCCGTGCTGAGATGAAACTGTTCCGGGCTCGTCTGCAGGCCATTCGCGATGCAATGGGTGATGAAGGCGATATCATCTTTGAATGCCATAGCTTACTGGGCGCATCCACCGCGATACAGCTGGGTGAGATAGTTGAGGATATCGGCTGTATGTATTACGAGGAGCCGGTGAACTACCTTAACAGTAAATTGCATGACAAAGTGGCTCGTAACGTCAAAGTCCCGATTGCCGGCGGTGAGCGTTTGTATAACCGCTGGGATGTGCGCCCGTATCTTGAAGACCAGTCGGTGGATGTACTGCAACCGGATATAGGCCTGTGCGGTGGTTTCACCGAAACCAAGAAAGTCTGTGACTATGCAGATATTTATGATGTGCGTATTCAGGCCCACGTGTGCGGCGGCCCGGTCGCTACAGCTGCCAGCCTGCACCTTGAAACCGCCATTTCCAATTTCCTGATTCACGAGCATCACACCTACGCGACCAAAGACTGGAACCGCGAGCTGTGCATTCAGGACCCGCAGCCGAAAGATGGCTATATCAGTGTGTCTGAAGAGCCGGGAATTGGTATTGAGCTAAATGATGACATTGTTTATCGTTCGCCGCATATGACGATTACGTCACTGAAATAA